In Malus sylvestris chromosome 15, drMalSylv7.2, whole genome shotgun sequence, a single genomic region encodes these proteins:
- the LOC126605641 gene encoding VQ motif-containing protein 4-like has protein sequence MERHHHSIQSNSNLCSPTSSPTTFVQADTNNFRDLVQKLTGLSGNSEKLPVTHPARHYPKSPTTPGDLTSPRRSPFKLQERRHTMRKLEIKLSLATLHGSQPIPSPITPLGFDSFSFPSSGSESPSSPAAVAEEDKAIAEKGFYLHPSPLSTPRGAEPPELLTLFPLSSPSHLDHKSLPSS, from the coding sequence atggAAAGACATCATCACTCAATACAAAGCAACAGCAACCTCTGTTCACCAACATCGTCACCCACAACCTTCGTTCAGGCAGACACAAACAACTTCAGAGACCTCGTTCAGAAGCTCACTGGCTTATCCGGCAACTCGGAAAAGCTCCCGGTCACCCACCCAGCAAGGCACTACCCTAAATCACCCACCACTCCCGGTGACCTAACAAGCCCCCGCCGGTCACCGTTCAAGCTCCAAGAGCGGAGACATACCATGAGAAAGCTGGAGATCAAACTCAGCCTCGCCACCCTACACGGCTCTCAGCCGATTCCGAGTCCCATCACACCACTCGGGTTCGACTCGTTTTCATTCCCGAGTTCAGGGTCCGAGTCGCCGTCGTCTCCCGCGGCGGTGGCGGAGGAGGACAAGGCAATTGCGGAGAAGGGTTTTTATTTGCACCCTTCGCCGCTCAGTACGCCCAGAGGGGCCGAGCCGCCCGAGCTGCTGACTCTGTTTCCACTGAGTTCACCCAGTCATCTTGATCACAAGTCTCTGCCGTCCTcctaa
- the LOC126605643 gene encoding uncharacterized protein LOC126605643 encodes MASCVCCRPSIVARPIQNDGFRTSLEALNRVGVVVPYGTSTRSFGRVCGVRASAVDSYESSSNFANRMEKVWLISKQPRPIACSSCNSNGHTECKWCAGTGFFILGDNMLCLVSPKSTTCVICTGKGSMRCSDCKGTGFRAKWLGQPPISK; translated from the exons ATGGCGAGCTGTGTGTGCTGCAGGCCGTCGATTGTGGCCAGACCGATTCAAAACGACGGCTTTCGAACATCGTTGGAAGCTCTAAATCGCGTTGGGGTTGTCGTACCTTACGGTACAAGCACGAGGTCCTTCGGAAGGGTTTGCGGCGTGCGAGCTTCCGCTGTGGACTCGTATGAAAGTTCATCGAATTTCGCTAATCGCATGGAAAAAGTTTGGTTAATCTCTAAG CAACCGAGGCCTATTGCTTGTTCTTCTTGCAACTCAAATGGTCATACTGAGTGCAAATGGTGTGCGGGTACAGGTTTCTTTATTCTCGGTGATAACATGCTTTGCCTAGTCTCTCCGAAAAGTACAACTTGTGTTATTTGTACCGGAAAG GGTTCAATGCGTTGTTCCGACTGTAAAGGAACGGGCTTTCGTGCCAAGTGGTTGGGACAGCCACCTATTTCCAAGTAG
- the LOC126605642 gene encoding uncharacterized protein LOC126605642, with protein MGHVSEHHEATDGLVKLLTKANHDLTVVQHRLEREFQQIYPDNANPMKLVSRIKKIQEELSTLEDHCRQLLSAKQDLIDKARTTLVGNRNQLQRMETSMGVFADADSDDSAFANFNQVIDEWTAQVRSKTGDENRDSDSEDINQLLFSAIV; from the exons ATGGGACACGTAAGCGAACACCACGAAGCGACGGACGGCTTGGTGAAGCTGCTGACGAAAGCGAACCACGATCTGACGGTGGTTCAGCACCGGCTCGAGAGGGAGTTCCAGCAAATCTACCCGGACAATGCGAACCCGATGAAGCTGGTTTCGAGGATAAAGAAGATTCAAGAAGAATTGTCGACCTTGGAAGATCACTGCCGCCAACTTCTCTCTGCCAAACAG GATTTGATTGATAAGGCGAGGACGACTCTGGTTGGGAACAGAAATCAGTTGCAGCGGATGGAGACGTCGATGGGAGTTTTCGCCGACGCTGATTCGGATGATTCTGCTTTTGCTAACTTCAACCAG GTCATTGATGAGTGGACGGCTCAAGTCAGATCAAAAACAG GGGATGAGAATCGCGATTCGGATTCGGAGGATATCAATCAGTTGCTCTTTTCGGCTATAGTCTAA